A single region of the Geobacillus subterraneus genome encodes:
- a CDS encoding Cof-type HAD-IIB family hydrolase, with translation MKPYLIALDLDGTLLKGDKTISPFTKDVIRRAIDTGHFVVIATGRPYRASSMYYEELGLATPIVNFNGAFVHHPRQPSWGMHHYPLPLAIVKDIVEISESYGIKNMMAEVLDDVYFHQHDEVLLDIVRLGNPTVEIGDLRRSLGKDPTSVLVYTDDDHIERIQSHLANVYANVIHQRRWSEPWHVIEIIRHGVHKAAGLKQVADYFGIPRERVIAFGDEDNDLEMIDWAGLGVAMGNAIEPLKTIADDVAKTNEEDGVGAYLQDLLRL, from the coding sequence ATGAAGCCGTATTTAATCGCGTTGGATTTGGATGGAACGTTGCTCAAAGGGGATAAAACGATTTCTCCATTTACCAAAGACGTCATCCGCCGCGCCATCGACACCGGCCATTTTGTTGTCATCGCCACCGGCCGCCCGTACCGGGCAAGCTCCATGTACTACGAAGAACTTGGCCTTGCAACGCCGATCGTCAATTTCAACGGCGCGTTTGTCCACCATCCGCGCCAGCCGTCGTGGGGCATGCACCATTACCCGCTGCCGCTTGCGATCGTCAAAGACATTGTTGAAATCAGCGAATCCTATGGAATCAAGAATATGATGGCCGAAGTGTTAGACGATGTCTATTTCCACCAACATGACGAGGTGTTGCTTGACATCGTCCGCCTTGGCAACCCGACCGTGGAAATCGGTGATTTGCGCCGCTCGCTCGGCAAAGATCCGACGAGCGTGCTCGTGTACACGGACGATGATCATATCGAGCGGATTCAATCACACTTAGCGAATGTGTACGCCAACGTCATCCACCAACGGCGCTGGAGCGAACCGTGGCATGTCATTGAAATCATCCGCCATGGCGTCCATAAGGCTGCAGGCTTAAAACAAGTCGCCGACTATTTCGGCATCCCAAGGGAGCGCGTCATTGCTTTTGGCGATGAAGACAACGACCTCGAGATGATCGACTGGGCCGGTCTCGGTGTTGCGATGGGCAACGCCATCGAACCGTTGAAAACCATTGCCGACGATGTGGCAAAAACCAATGAAGAAGACGGCGTCGGTGCATATTTGCAGGATTTGCTTCGTTTGTAG
- a CDS encoding DUF3813 domain-containing protein, which yields MGNRLFQEARKAVAQAKQAANGEIDMNVDRAIAIAKNALSSAYAHSNTAEKAQLRQFQAELDELTH from the coding sequence ATGGGCAACCGCCTGTTCCAAGAGGCGCGCAAAGCGGTCGCGCAGGCCAAACAAGCGGCTAACGGCGAAATCGACATGAACGTCGACCGCGCCATTGCCATCGCCAAAAACGCCTTGTCATCTGCCTATGCGCATTCCAACACGGCGGAAAAAGCGCAGTTGCGTCAATTTCAAGCTGAGCTTGACGAGCTCACCCACTAA
- a CDS encoding DegV family protein, producing the protein MPIQIITDSGADLPQSYIREHQIAFLPLVVHWNGQDYEDGITIEPKQVYDAMRQGHTVKTAQPSPLAMKELFLPYAKENRPCLYIAFSSKLSGTYQTAMAVRSELLDEYPEFRLTIIDSKCASLGQGLAVMKAVELAKQNTPYNLLCETIEAYCRHMEHIFTVDNLDYLARGGRISKAAAAFGGLLNIKPLLHVEDGALIPLEKWRGRKKVLKRMVELMGERGDDLQKQTIGISHADDEETALELKQMIEETHGCTRFFLSDIGSAIGAHAGPGTIALFFLNKYIEI; encoded by the coding sequence ATGCCCATTCAAATCATCACCGACAGCGGAGCCGATTTGCCGCAATCGTACATCCGCGAGCATCAAATCGCCTTTTTGCCGCTTGTCGTTCATTGGAACGGCCAAGATTACGAAGACGGCATCACGATCGAGCCGAAGCAAGTATATGACGCCATGCGCCAAGGGCATACGGTGAAAACGGCACAGCCAAGCCCACTGGCGATGAAGGAGCTGTTTTTGCCGTATGCCAAAGAAAACCGGCCATGCCTTTACATTGCCTTTTCATCGAAATTATCCGGTACATACCAAACGGCGATGGCCGTCCGCAGCGAGCTGCTTGATGAATATCCGGAATTTCGCCTGACGATCATCGACTCGAAATGTGCCTCTCTTGGCCAAGGGCTCGCCGTCATGAAGGCAGTCGAGCTGGCGAAACAAAACACACCGTACAACTTGCTTTGTGAAACGATCGAGGCGTATTGCCGCCATATGGAACACATTTTCACCGTTGACAACTTGGATTACTTGGCGCGCGGCGGCCGCATCAGTAAAGCCGCCGCGGCGTTCGGCGGGCTGCTGAACATTAAACCGCTTCTCCATGTCGAAGACGGGGCGCTTATTCCGCTCGAAAAATGGCGCGGGCGAAAAAAAGTGTTAAAGCGCATGGTCGAGTTGATGGGCGAGCGCGGCGACGATCTGCAAAAGCAAACGATCGGCATCAGCCATGCCGATGACGAAGAAACCGCCTTGGAGCTGAAACAAATGATCGAAGAAACGCACGGCTGCACGCGCTTTTTCCTCTCCGACATCGGCAGCGCCATCGGCGCACACGCCGGACCGGGGACGATTGCCCTCTTTTTTCTGAACAAATATATTGAGATCTGA
- a CDS encoding Fic family protein, which produces MKRKPFVPFKLPLSEDVVNQMRFLRELIEANKAMVEYQTMLRHSKLHPRFLLRPIMLKEAVQSTKIEGTQVTLDEVMETEAQSRKANSDVREALNYYEALVAGMDALKEIPISTRLFKQLHRILLSNDVRGSHRSPGEFRRVQNFLGPEGCTIETAAYIPPEPHLVNEYMSNLEKYIHEPNDDYDELVRVAIIHAQFETIHPFLDGNGRIGRILIPLYLYSKGVIDYPNFFVSDVLERDKHKYYRYLNDTRYKGDWTQWIQFFLQCVHLQAKQNVRLIQKVNDLYEEDLEKASALVNSHNIRTVVNVMFQHPIFTANMMAELTGLPEATVRRYLNRFEEQQLIFSDGRMRSKTYYYYNLLDQLR; this is translated from the coding sequence ATGAAACGAAAACCGTTTGTCCCCTTCAAGCTTCCTCTTAGCGAAGATGTCGTGAATCAAATGCGTTTTCTTCGCGAATTGATCGAAGCGAATAAGGCGATGGTGGAGTATCAAACGATGCTGCGGCATTCAAAGCTACATCCGCGATTTCTGCTCAGGCCGATCATGCTGAAGGAGGCGGTGCAGTCGACGAAAATTGAAGGGACACAAGTGACATTGGATGAAGTGATGGAGACTGAAGCACAAAGCAGAAAAGCGAACAGCGATGTGCGAGAAGCATTAAACTATTATGAAGCATTAGTGGCAGGGATGGATGCGCTGAAAGAGATCCCCATTTCGACTCGGTTGTTTAAGCAGTTGCATCGAATTTTGTTGTCAAACGATGTACGCGGATCCCATCGGTCGCCAGGGGAATTCCGAAGGGTGCAAAATTTCCTCGGTCCGGAAGGATGCACGATTGAAACAGCCGCTTACATTCCTCCGGAGCCGCATCTTGTCAATGAGTATATGTCAAATTTAGAGAAATACATTCATGAACCGAACGATGATTATGATGAATTAGTGAGAGTAGCCATAATTCATGCGCAGTTCGAAACGATTCATCCGTTTCTTGACGGAAACGGTCGGATTGGAAGAATTTTGATTCCACTCTATTTGTATAGTAAGGGTGTCATCGATTACCCGAACTTTTTTGTCAGCGATGTGCTTGAACGGGATAAGCACAAGTATTACCGCTATTTGAATGATACCCGCTACAAAGGCGACTGGACGCAATGGATTCAGTTTTTCTTGCAATGCGTCCATTTACAAGCGAAACAAAATGTTCGATTGATTCAAAAAGTAAACGATTTGTATGAAGAAGATTTGGAAAAGGCAAGTGCGCTTGTGAACAGCCATAATATTCGAACCGTTGTCAATGTCATGTTCCAGCACCCGATTTTTACCGCGAACATGATGGCGGAGTTGACCGGTTTGCCGGAAGCAACGGTTCGGCGCTATTTGAATCGGTTTGAGGAACAGCAACTCATTTTCTCGGATGGCCGGATGCGGTCCAAAACGTACTACTACTACAACCTTCTTGATCAACTTCGGTGA
- a CDS encoding DUF3941 domain-containing protein codes for MPNTSDNDKKARDNQAKRHEKNMMREKNREAGKFAYSKKTDHL; via the coding sequence ATGCCAAACACGAGCGACAACGACAAAAAAGCGCGCGACAACCAAGCGAAGCGCCATGAGAAAAACATGATGCGCGAGAAAAACCGCGAAGCCGGGAAGTTCGCGTATTCGAAGAAGACGGATCATTTGTGA